ATATTTCCAAGCTGCTTGCCTGGATCCTTCACGTCATGAATTTTCGTACCTAAAGCAGCCTGGTATATTCTTCCTCTTGCCTCATTAATGGCAGAAGTGGTCATCCAGATATCAATTCCAAATTTGGAAACGTCGGACTTCCACGTCTCCTCAGATACGGAGATGTAATAGTCAAGCATCTCTCTGCCTACACCGAAATCTCCCCCAATAGGTTGTCTTACCTTCTTTCCATAAAGTGCCGTAGTTAGAGGGTAGCATATGCTGTTGGTTATCGTTCCGTCATACTTGTGTCGAATATAGTAGGGGGTAACGTACGCTGCGTTCTTTTCGAAGATCGGACGGGCAAGTCTATCTATCCAAAAAGGTTCTACACTTCTTAAATCCGAGTCGAGAAATACCACTGCCTGAGCGTCGAGAGTGAGGGCTTTCTCCATTATCGATCTCATTGCGCTTCCCTTTCCGGAGATCCCCCGGTATCTGAAAGAAAGCAGATCTGCTCCATCACTGGAAGCTGAATAAAAAACCTCTTCAGTATTGTCTGTCGATCCTCCGTCTGAATTGACGATACAGCCTCTCAATGATGGGAAAAACTTACCGAGACCTTTTGCTGCTGTCTCGACTACGTATTTGATAGTACTCGAGTTGTTAAAACTAGGTATTCCGATTACTATGTCATATGATTTCTGATTCAGTCCAGGCATGCTTCAACCTCCTATTCTTTTACGCCTCCGGCAGTGAATCCACTTGTCAGGTACTTCTGCATGAGGCTGAAGATAATTATGATTGGTATCGCCGAGACTACTGAAGCCGCCATCAACCTTCCCCATACTGCATGAGCCGAACCGGAGAACGCGTTCAATCCAATAGGAAGAGTGAAGAGATCCTTGTAGGATTTTAGACCAAGGAAGGCAGATGCAAACAAGTATTCATTCCATCCAATCATAAATGCATAGATATATACTGTGACAATTGCTGGAAGAGAGAGCGGAATAACAATCTTGAAGATCGCCTGTACTCTGGAACACCCATCAATAATTGCGGCTTCCTCAATCGAAAATGGTATTGTTCTGAAGTAATTTCCCAGCATGTAAAGGGAGACAGGAAGAGTCTGAATCACATAGACCATAATCAAATACATACCCGTCCCCAGAGGAGAGGAAAGAATTCCAAGTTTCACAGCCATCTGATAAAGCGGGACCATTATTACAGTGCCGCCGAACAGATACACGAAAAGAACTGATCGCTGGACTGGTCCTCTTCCCTTGAATCTAAGTCTCGAAAAGGCGTAAGCGCCCAGAATCGCAACGAAGAGACTTATCAAGGCGGAAGTTCCCGCAAAAATCAGAGAGTTTCTCAAATATTTCAAGAAGGGAAATTCGCTTGCCCTTTCTTCGAGAATTTTCGTCTTTTGATCTTCGTAGGATTTCAGCTGGGCCTTTGCATTTTCGAAACCGGAAATCAGCGATTCCTCTGTAAGAGCGTTTTCAATCTCAGCTCGCAAATCTGTAAATCGCTTCAAATCGTTTGCGCTGAAAATTGATTCCATATTCTCTTCAATCGTCTTGGCCTCTGCTGTGCCCGGAATCAGGGAATTTTCAATAAACTCTTCCTTATTTTCGACCTCAAGTCCGCTAAAGTCAATTACGAGATCTACGATGTCCCTCAGTTCTTTCTCCTTAGCCTTCAGCTGAACGTCATGAACATACTGGGTATATGCGTCAAGCGAGGCTGTTCTCTTCTC
This is a stretch of genomic DNA from Mesotoga infera. It encodes these proteins:
- a CDS encoding glycosyltransferase, giving the protein MPGLNQKSYDIVIGIPSFNNSSTIKYVVETAAKGLGKFFPSLRGCIVNSDGGSTDNTEEVFYSASSDGADLLSFRYRGISGKGSAMRSIMEKALTLDAQAVVFLDSDLRSVEPFWIDRLARPIFEKNAAYVTPYYIRHKYDGTITNSICYPLTTALYGKKVRQPIGGDFGVGREMLDYYISVSEETWKSDVSKFGIDIWMTTSAINEARGRIYQAALGTKIHDVKDPGKQLGN
- a CDS encoding ABC transporter permease subunit, yielding MVKKKTPFKRMMFVLGILTICFFILIPFYFMVHVSLKADYDPNKLTFSDFTIRNYLEIFGLIQSSETEFFGDEIIRANLEPVLKRIDELEKRTASLDAYTQYVHDVQLKAKEKELRDIVDLVIDFSGLEVENKEEFIENSLIPGTAEAKTIEENMESIFSANDLKRFTDLRAEIENALTEESLISGFENAKAQLKSYEDQKTKILEERASEFPFLKYLRNSLIFAGTSALISLFVAILGAYAFSRLRFKGRGPVQRSVLFVYLFGGTVIMVPLYQMAVKLGILSSPLGTGMYLIMVYVIQTLPVSLYMLGNYFRTIPFSIEEAAIIDGCSRVQAIFKIVIPLSLPAIVTVYIYAFMIGWNEYLFASAFLGLKSYKDLFTLPIGLNAFSGSAHAVWGRLMAASVVSAIPIIIIFSLMQKYLTSGFTAGGVKE